Proteins encoded together in one Nocardioides marinisabuli window:
- a CDS encoding TetR/AcrR family transcriptional regulator, with protein MGRSGLTRAGIVAAAVGLADAEGVAALSMRAVGKRLGVEAMSLYHHVANKEDLLDGMVDAVFAEFHAPEVGGPWREEMRARHHSARAVCKKHPWAVGMMDSRRNAGFETLRHHDAVLGCLREAGFSLALTGHAFAVLDAHLYGFLVQELSLAFDGEEDLAELGRQILTALPEGQLPYFREFTLEHALRPGYDFGDEFEVGLELVLDGLAARLEES; from the coding sequence ATGGGCAGGAGCGGCCTGACGCGGGCGGGCATCGTGGCGGCGGCCGTGGGGCTGGCGGACGCCGAGGGCGTCGCCGCGCTGTCGATGCGCGCGGTCGGCAAGCGGCTGGGGGTGGAGGCGATGTCGCTCTACCACCACGTCGCCAACAAGGAGGACCTGCTCGACGGCATGGTCGACGCGGTCTTCGCCGAGTTCCACGCCCCCGAGGTGGGCGGGCCCTGGCGCGAGGAGATGCGCGCGCGCCACCACTCGGCGCGTGCGGTCTGCAAGAAGCACCCGTGGGCGGTGGGGATGATGGACTCGCGCCGCAACGCCGGCTTCGAGACCCTGCGCCACCACGACGCGGTGCTCGGCTGCCTGCGCGAGGCCGGCTTCTCGCTCGCGCTGACCGGCCACGCCTTCGCGGTCCTCGACGCCCACCTCTACGGCTTCCTCGTCCAGGAGCTCAGCCTGGCCTTCGACGGCGAGGAGGACCTCGCCGAGCTCGGCCGGCAGATCCTCACCGCCCTGCCCGAGGGGCAGCTGCCGTACTTCCGCGAGTTCACCCTCGAGCACGCCCTGCGGCCCGGCTACGACTTCGGGGACGAGTTCGAGGTCGGGCTGGAGCTGGTGCTCGACGGGCTCGCGGCCCGTCTCGAGGAGTCCTAG
- a CDS encoding NAD(P)-dependent alcohol dehydrogenase: MRAITQHRYGGTETLQLTEIETPTPGPDEVLVRVRAAGVDRGTWHLMAGRPYAVRLAFGLRRPEFPVAGRDVAGVVDRVGADVTTFAIGDEVIGTADGSYADFAVVPVTRLARKPASLSFEEAAILPVSGATALQAVRRAGVEAGDRVLVIGASGGVGSYAVQVAAARGAEVTGVASGTKADLVRSLGATRVIDHTREEIDAAGGRWDVIIDVAGLRPLSLLRRCLEPDGTLVIVGGEGGDRWLGGTHRQLAALALNPFTRQRLTALMSKETAADFAELADLADRGGLRPVLERTYALGEAAKAIDHLVAGHVRGKVAVSL, encoded by the coding sequence ATGCGTGCCATCACGCAGCACCGCTACGGCGGCACCGAGACCCTGCAGCTCACCGAGATCGAGACCCCCACCCCAGGACCCGACGAGGTGCTCGTGCGGGTGCGCGCCGCCGGGGTCGACCGCGGCACCTGGCACCTGATGGCCGGGCGCCCGTACGCCGTGCGCCTGGCCTTCGGGCTGCGCCGCCCCGAGTTCCCCGTTGCCGGCCGCGACGTCGCCGGCGTCGTCGACCGGGTCGGCGCCGACGTGACCACGTTCGCGATCGGCGACGAGGTGATCGGCACCGCCGACGGCTCGTACGCCGACTTCGCGGTCGTCCCCGTCACCCGCCTGGCCCGCAAGCCCGCCAGCCTCTCCTTCGAGGAGGCAGCGATCCTGCCGGTCTCCGGCGCCACCGCCCTCCAGGCCGTCCGCCGCGCCGGCGTCGAGGCCGGCGACCGGGTGCTGGTCATCGGCGCCTCCGGCGGCGTCGGCTCGTACGCCGTGCAGGTCGCCGCCGCGCGCGGCGCCGAGGTCACCGGGGTCGCCAGCGGCACCAAGGCCGACCTGGTCCGCTCCCTCGGCGCGACCCGCGTCATCGACCACACCCGCGAGGAGATCGACGCAGCCGGCGGGCGGTGGGACGTGATCATCGATGTCGCCGGGCTGCGCCCCCTCTCGCTGCTGCGCCGCTGCCTGGAGCCGGACGGCACGCTCGTCATCGTGGGCGGCGAGGGCGGTGACCGCTGGCTCGGCGGCACCCACCGCCAGCTCGCTGCGCTCGCCCTGAACCCCTTCACCCGCCAGCGGCTCACCGCCCTGATGAGCAAGGAGACCGCGGCCGACTTCGCCGAGCTGGCCGACCTGGCCGACCGGGGCGGGCTGCGACCGGTGCTGGAGCGCACCTACGCCCTCGGCGAGGCCGCCAAGGCCATCGACCACCTCGTCGCCGGCCACGTGCGCGGCAAGGTCGCGGTGTCCCTGTGA
- a CDS encoding DUF4386 domain-containing protein has translation MNAPTTPPRTAAGWAAVSYALLFVLAVLANFLALGSVLEPGDAPGTAAALVEHETSLRLGAVAFLAVFLLDVLIAWALLVLLRAVQPDLALLAAWFRLTYTVLLGASLVALFVALELVETPGASDSSVLLALQSFDFLWVVGLSAFGVHLVLVGLLLLRATGAPRPLVWLLVVAGTAYAADTVAHLVLSDYEAYADLMLAVVAVPSVVAELWFTVWLALVATGRRPAPSARGTGDYAERTTSSRSLTV, from the coding sequence GTGAACGCGCCCACGACCCCTCCCCGCACCGCCGCGGGCTGGGCGGCGGTCTCGTACGCGCTGCTCTTCGTGCTGGCGGTCCTCGCCAACTTCCTCGCCCTCGGCAGCGTCCTCGAGCCCGGCGACGCCCCTGGCACCGCGGCCGCCCTGGTCGAGCACGAGACCTCGCTGCGGCTCGGGGCGGTGGCGTTCCTGGCCGTCTTCCTGCTCGACGTGCTGATCGCGTGGGCGCTGCTGGTCCTGCTGCGGGCGGTCCAGCCCGACCTCGCCCTGCTCGCGGCCTGGTTCCGGCTGACCTACACGGTGCTGCTGGGCGCCTCGTTGGTGGCGCTGTTCGTGGCCCTCGAGCTGGTCGAGACCCCGGGGGCGAGCGACAGCTCGGTGCTGCTGGCCCTGCAGTCCTTCGACTTCCTGTGGGTCGTGGGGCTCTCGGCCTTCGGCGTGCACCTGGTGCTCGTCGGGCTCCTGCTGCTGCGAGCCACCGGCGCCCCCCGCCCGCTGGTTTGGCTGCTCGTCGTCGCCGGCACGGCGTACGCCGCCGACACCGTCGCCCACCTGGTCCTCAGCGACTACGAGGCGTACGCCGACCTGATGCTCGCGGTCGTCGCGGTGCCCTCGGTCGTGGCCGAGCTGTGGTTCACGGTCTGGCTGGCCCTGGTGGCCACCGGTCGGCGTCCGGCGCCTTCGGCGCGAGGCACTGGCGACTACGCCGAGCGCACCACGTCGAGCCGGAGCCTGACGGTCTGA
- a CDS encoding DUF1905 domain-containing protein, whose protein sequence is MEFELEGPVVEWRGPAPFYFLQVSPEDSEDLKEAAKGVEYWGQVPVLVRLGDVEFRTALFPREGRYLVPLKVAVRRAAGVEPGQTVRLRLDVVRSA, encoded by the coding sequence GTGGAGTTCGAGCTCGAGGGCCCCGTCGTGGAGTGGCGCGGCCCGGCGCCGTTCTACTTCCTGCAGGTCTCCCCCGAGGACTCCGAGGACCTCAAGGAGGCGGCGAAGGGCGTGGAGTACTGGGGCCAGGTCCCGGTGCTGGTCCGCCTGGGCGACGTCGAGTTCCGCACCGCCCTGTTCCCCCGGGAGGGCCGCTACCTGGTGCCGCTCAAGGTCGCGGTACGCCGGGCGGCCGGGGTCGAGCCGGGTCAGACCGTCAGGCTCCGGCTCGACGTGGTGCGCTCGGCGTAG
- a CDS encoding NAD(P)H-quinone dehydrogenase, whose translation MSDKVVIVGGGPGGYEAAHVAAQLGAQVTIVDTDGLGGSAVLTDCVPSKTLIATSEVMSEVAEAAELGITFNDPQGDAATAIKVDLGRVNRRVKALAADQSDDIRRRLERDGVELVVGRGRLDGPDRVVVTDAEGAESVLEADAVLIATGAAPRVLPTAQPDGERILTWEQVYDLDELPEELIVVGSGVTGAEFASAYLALGVPVTLVSSRDRVLPGEDADASLVLQEVSERRGMKVLSKSRMESVTRDGDVVTVTLTDGRTVQGSHCILALGSVPNTADLGLEESGVVLKDGGFVNVDRVSRTSARGVYAAGDCTGVLMLASVAAMQGRIAMWHFLGDTVHPLDLKKVSSNVFTAPEIATVGWTQQAVDNGEIQAEVVMLPLGGNPRAKMQGVRDGFIKLICRPGTGIVVGGSVVGPRASELIHPVALAVAESITADQLAQTFTVYPSMSGSIAEAARRLHRV comes from the coding sequence ATGAGCGACAAGGTCGTCATCGTCGGGGGAGGCCCCGGCGGGTACGAGGCGGCGCACGTGGCCGCACAGCTGGGGGCGCAGGTCACCATCGTCGACACCGACGGGTTGGGCGGCTCGGCCGTGCTGACCGACTGCGTGCCCAGCAAGACCCTGATCGCCACCAGCGAGGTGATGAGCGAGGTGGCCGAGGCCGCCGAGCTCGGCATCACCTTCAACGACCCGCAGGGTGACGCGGCGACCGCCATCAAGGTCGACCTGGGCCGGGTCAACCGGCGGGTCAAGGCGCTGGCCGCCGACCAGTCCGACGACATCCGCCGCCGCCTCGAGCGCGACGGGGTCGAGCTGGTCGTGGGCCGCGGGCGCCTCGACGGCCCCGACCGGGTCGTGGTCACCGACGCCGAGGGCGCCGAGTCGGTCCTCGAGGCCGACGCCGTGCTCATCGCCACCGGTGCCGCACCCCGGGTGCTGCCCACCGCGCAGCCCGACGGGGAGCGCATCCTGACCTGGGAGCAGGTCTACGACCTCGACGAGCTGCCCGAGGAGCTGATCGTGGTCGGCTCCGGTGTCACCGGTGCCGAGTTCGCCAGCGCCTACCTCGCCCTCGGGGTGCCGGTCACCCTGGTCTCCTCGCGCGACCGGGTCCTGCCCGGCGAGGACGCCGACGCCTCCCTGGTGCTGCAGGAGGTCTCCGAGCGCCGAGGCATGAAGGTGCTCTCGAAGTCCCGGATGGAGTCGGTGACCCGCGACGGCGACGTCGTGACCGTCACCCTCACCGACGGGCGCACCGTGCAGGGCTCGCACTGCATCCTGGCGCTCGGCTCGGTGCCCAACACCGCCGACCTCGGGCTCGAGGAGTCCGGGGTCGTGCTCAAGGACGGCGGCTTCGTCAACGTCGACCGGGTCTCGCGCACCTCGGCGCGCGGCGTCTACGCCGCCGGCGACTGCACCGGCGTGCTGATGCTCGCCTCGGTGGCCGCGATGCAGGGCCGGATCGCGATGTGGCACTTCCTCGGCGACACCGTGCACCCGCTCGACCTCAAGAAGGTCTCCTCCAACGTCTTCACCGCCCCCGAGATCGCCACCGTCGGCTGGACCCAGCAGGCCGTCGACAACGGCGAGATCCAGGCGGAGGTCGTGATGCTGCCGCTCGGCGGCAACCCGCGGGCCAAGATGCAGGGGGTCCGCGACGGCTTCATCAAGCTCATCTGCCGCCCCGGCACCGGCATCGTCGTGGGTGGCAGCGTGGTCGGCCCGCGCGCCAGCGAGCTCATCCACCCCGTCGCGCTGGCCGTGGCCGAGTCGATCACCGCCGACCAGCTGGCCCAGACCTTCACCGTCTATCCCTCCATGAGCGGCTCGATCGCCGAGGCCGCCCGCCGGCTGCACCGGGTCTGA
- the lpdA gene encoding dihydrolipoyl dehydrogenase — translation MTHFDVLVLGAGPGGYVAAIRAAQLGKSVAVVEEKYWGGVCLNVGCIPSKALLRNAEISHLITHEKKTFGIEGDATMAFGPTHARSRKVAEASAKGVHYLMKKNKITEVDGWGTLTGTTDGKHGIDVKDADGNTTSHTCDDLIIATGAKTRLIPGTELSERVVTYEEQILTDQLPGSIIIAGSGAIGVEFAYVMVNFGVKVTIVEFLDRMVPTEDADVSKELLKQYKKLGVDVMLSTKVEKIDDSGEKVKVTVTKDGEEQVLEADKVMQAIGFAPRVEGFGLDATGVELTERGAIAVDARGRTNVDGVWAIGDVTGKLMLAHTAESMGVIAAETIAGAETVEIDFDMIPRATFCQPQIASFGYSEEQAKEKGYDVKTAQFPFSANGKARGMAEGVGFVKIVADAEHNEIIGAHMIGPEVTELLPALTLAQKWDLTADEVARNVFAHPTLSEAMKEAVEGIAGHMINL, via the coding sequence GTGACCCACTTCGATGTTCTCGTTCTTGGTGCCGGCCCCGGAGGCTACGTCGCGGCGATCCGAGCTGCTCAGCTCGGCAAGTCGGTGGCGGTCGTGGAGGAGAAGTACTGGGGCGGTGTGTGCCTCAACGTCGGCTGCATCCCCTCCAAGGCCCTCCTGCGCAACGCCGAGATCTCCCACCTCATCACGCACGAGAAGAAGACCTTCGGCATCGAGGGCGACGCCACGATGGCCTTCGGCCCGACCCACGCGCGCAGCCGCAAGGTCGCCGAGGCCAGCGCCAAGGGCGTGCACTACCTGATGAAGAAGAACAAGATCACCGAGGTCGACGGCTGGGGCACCCTGACCGGCACCACCGACGGCAAGCACGGCATCGACGTCAAGGACGCCGACGGCAACACCACCTCCCACACCTGCGACGACCTGATCATCGCCACCGGTGCGAAGACCCGGCTGATCCCCGGCACCGAGCTCAGCGAGCGTGTGGTCACCTACGAGGAGCAGATCCTCACCGACCAGCTGCCCGGCTCGATCATCATCGCCGGCTCCGGCGCCATCGGCGTCGAGTTCGCCTACGTGATGGTCAACTTCGGCGTGAAGGTGACGATCGTCGAGTTCCTCGACCGGATGGTGCCTACCGAGGACGCCGACGTGTCCAAGGAGCTGCTCAAGCAGTACAAGAAGCTCGGCGTCGACGTCATGCTCTCGACCAAGGTCGAGAAGATCGACGACTCCGGCGAGAAGGTGAAGGTCACCGTCACCAAGGACGGCGAGGAGCAGGTGCTCGAGGCCGACAAGGTCATGCAGGCGATCGGCTTCGCGCCCCGCGTCGAGGGCTTCGGCCTCGACGCGACCGGCGTCGAGCTCACCGAGCGCGGCGCGATCGCGGTCGACGCGCGCGGGCGCACCAACGTCGACGGCGTCTGGGCGATCGGTGACGTCACCGGCAAGCTGATGCTGGCCCACACCGCCGAGTCGATGGGTGTCATCGCCGCCGAGACCATCGCCGGCGCCGAGACCGTCGAGATCGACTTCGACATGATCCCGCGCGCCACCTTCTGCCAGCCCCAGATCGCCTCCTTCGGCTACTCCGAGGAGCAGGCGAAGGAGAAGGGCTACGACGTCAAGACCGCGCAGTTCCCGTTCTCGGCCAACGGCAAGGCCCGCGGCATGGCCGAGGGCGTCGGGTTCGTCAAGATCGTCGCCGACGCCGAGCACAACGAGATCATCGGCGCCCACATGATCGGCCCCGAGGTCACCGAGCTGCTGCCGGCGCTGACGCTGGCGCAGAAGTGGGACCTCACCGCCGACGAGGTCGCCCGCAACGTCTTCGCGCACCCGACCCTGTCGGAGGCGATGAAGGAGGCCGTCGAGGGGATCGCCGGCCACATGATCAACCTCTGA
- a CDS encoding gamma-glutamylcyclotransferase family protein — MTLYAAYGTNLDPGRMGERCPHSPLRTTGWLGGWRLTFGGEEHGWDGALPTLVQDPFEQVFVALYDVTREDEKLLDSLESADSGLYRKTKVRVSTMTGEEVAWTYVLDAYEGGLPSALHLGVLADAAEAADAPADYVAALRRRPCRSTGL; from the coding sequence GTGACGCTCTACGCCGCTTACGGGACCAACCTCGATCCGGGCCGCATGGGCGAGCGCTGCCCGCACTCCCCGCTGCGCACCACCGGCTGGCTCGGGGGCTGGCGTCTCACCTTCGGGGGTGAGGAGCACGGCTGGGACGGCGCGCTGCCCACCCTCGTGCAGGACCCCTTCGAGCAGGTCTTCGTCGCGCTCTACGACGTGACCCGCGAGGACGAGAAGCTCCTGGACTCGCTGGAGTCGGCCGACTCGGGCCTCTACCGCAAGACCAAGGTGCGGGTCTCGACCATGACGGGCGAGGAGGTCGCCTGGACCTACGTCCTCGACGCCTACGAGGGCGGCCTGCCCTCGGCGCTGCACCTGGGCGTCCTCGCCGACGCCGCCGAGGCGGCCGACGCCCCCGCCGACTACGTCGCGGCACTGCGGCGCCGGCCGTGTCGTTCCACCGGCCTCTGA
- a CDS encoding purine-nucleoside phosphorylase codes for MNHSAAPTATPYELAQEAAQRLAELTGVERHDVALVLGSGWLPAVDALGEATAEIETTDLPGFSAAAVAGHSGRIRSVRQGERNLLVFLSRTHYYEGRGVEAVVHPVRTAAAAGCSTIVLTNGCGGLNPAWTPGTPVLIKDHLNLTARSPIVGATFVDLTDLYSARLRALCREVDETLDEGVYAQFPGPHYETPAEVRMAGVLGADLVGMSTTLEAIAAREAGMEVLGISLVTNLAAGISDQPLDHQEVIEAGRAAAERMGGLLGRIVPRV; via the coding sequence GTGAATCACAGCGCCGCACCCACAGCCACGCCGTACGAGCTCGCGCAGGAGGCCGCCCAGCGCCTCGCGGAGCTGACCGGCGTCGAGCGCCACGACGTCGCCCTCGTGCTCGGCTCGGGCTGGCTGCCCGCCGTCGACGCCCTGGGCGAGGCGACGGCCGAGATCGAGACCACCGACCTGCCCGGCTTCAGCGCGGCGGCCGTGGCCGGCCACTCCGGCAGGATCCGGTCGGTGCGCCAGGGCGAGCGCAACCTGCTGGTCTTCCTCTCCCGCACCCACTACTACGAGGGCCGCGGCGTCGAGGCGGTCGTGCACCCGGTGCGCACCGCGGCCGCCGCGGGCTGCTCGACGATCGTGCTGACCAACGGCTGCGGCGGCCTCAACCCGGCGTGGACGCCGGGCACCCCGGTCCTGATCAAGGACCACCTCAACCTCACCGCCCGCTCCCCGATCGTCGGCGCGACCTTCGTCGACCTCACCGACCTGTACTCCGCCCGCCTGCGGGCGCTGTGCCGCGAGGTCGACGAGACCCTCGACGAGGGCGTCTACGCCCAGTTCCCCGGCCCCCACTACGAGACCCCGGCCGAGGTGCGGATGGCCGGCGTGCTCGGCGCCGACCTCGTCGGCATGTCGACCACGCTCGAGGCGATCGCGGCCCGCGAGGCCGGGATGGAGGTCCTCGGCATCAGCCTGGTCACCAACCTGGCAGCCGGCATCAGCGACCAGCCCCTGGACCACCAGGAGGTCATCGAGGCCGGGCGCGCCGCGGCGGAGCGGATGGGCGGCCTCCTGGGCCGCATCGTCCCGCGGGTCTGA
- a CDS encoding TetR family transcriptional regulator, protein MSNDSGAETRQRLIAAASGAFAEHGTANASLLDITRQAGQRNRGAVHYHFGTREGLIAAVLEQHAAFLSERELALLAAARERPGDLAAAVEASARPTTELAETGSSGRHYVQIVAELVAEERIDIHPGVREALERTGGWAVFEEIRARMPEMPAHIVEERLALVTGFLLRAVSDRARAMDREHSRRPQLGTDEFVGNLVRMIVAMLQAPVE, encoded by the coding sequence ATGAGCAACGACAGCGGGGCCGAGACCCGCCAGCGACTGATCGCAGCGGCCAGCGGCGCCTTCGCCGAGCACGGCACGGCCAACGCCTCCCTGCTCGACATCACCCGGCAGGCCGGCCAGCGCAACCGCGGCGCCGTGCACTACCACTTCGGGACCCGCGAGGGCCTGATCGCGGCGGTGCTCGAGCAGCACGCCGCGTTCCTGAGCGAGCGCGAGCTCGCGCTCCTGGCCGCCGCCCGCGAGCGCCCGGGCGACCTGGCGGCCGCCGTCGAGGCCTCCGCGCGCCCGACCACCGAGCTGGCCGAGACCGGCAGCAGCGGTCGCCACTACGTGCAGATCGTGGCCGAGCTGGTCGCCGAGGAGCGCATCGACATCCACCCCGGGGTGCGTGAGGCGCTCGAGCGCACCGGTGGCTGGGCGGTCTTCGAGGAGATCCGCGCCCGGATGCCGGAGATGCCCGCGCACATCGTCGAGGAGCGCCTCGCGCTGGTGACCGGCTTCCTGCTGCGCGCCGTCAGCGACCGCGCCCGCGCCATGGATCGCGAGCACTCGCGCCGGCCGCAGCTGGGGACCGACGAGTTCGTCGGCAACCTGGTGCGGATGATCGTCGCGATGCTCCAAGCACCCGTGGAGTGA
- a CDS encoding phospho-sugar mutase, translated as MTSPTSSTELLDRARAWADADPDPTTRDELERLVASVESGDEAARADLADRFDGTLEFGTAGLRGAMGAGPNRMNRVVVSRAAAGLAAYLVADAEGGHAGRGAVVIGYDARHLSEQFARDSAEIINGAGLDVWLLPRPLPTPVLAYAIRELGCVAGVMVTASHNPPQDNGYKVYLGDGSQIVPPADAEIAKRIAAVGELSSVPRADGARVLDENILDAYLDTVAALAGDGPRDLDVVYTPLHGVGGSTVAQVLETAGFAAPRVVEQQEQPDADFPTVPFPNPEEDGAMDLALALAERTDADLVVANDPDADRCAAAVPTPTGWRMLRGDEVGALLASHLVGRGVTGTLATSIVSSSLLGKIAAAAGLPYAETLTGFKWIGRVEGLSFGYEEALGYCCDPEHVRDKDGVSALLLLCEMAADAKAQGRTLLDLLDDLATEHGLHATDQVSVRVDDLALITDAMARLREQPPTELGGLAVEGVDDLAEGSADLPPTEGLRYRLADGARVVVRPSGTEPKLKAYLEVVVPVRDEPVEAARISAATRLDALGGDVRAALGL; from the coding sequence ATGACCTCGCCGACCTCCTCGACCGAGCTGCTCGACCGCGCCCGCGCCTGGGCCGACGCCGACCCCGACCCGACGACCCGCGACGAGCTGGAGCGGCTCGTGGCGTCCGTCGAGTCCGGCGACGAGGCCGCCCGCGCCGACCTGGCCGACCGCTTCGACGGCACCCTCGAGTTCGGCACCGCCGGCCTGCGGGGCGCGATGGGCGCGGGGCCCAACCGGATGAACCGCGTGGTGGTGTCGCGGGCCGCGGCCGGCCTGGCGGCGTACCTGGTCGCCGACGCCGAGGGTGGGCACGCCGGTCGTGGCGCGGTGGTGATCGGCTACGACGCCCGCCACCTCTCCGAGCAGTTCGCCCGCGACAGCGCCGAGATCATCAACGGCGCCGGGCTCGACGTGTGGCTGCTGCCGCGCCCGCTGCCCACCCCCGTGCTGGCCTACGCCATCCGCGAGCTCGGCTGCGTGGCCGGCGTGATGGTCACCGCCAGCCACAACCCCCCGCAGGACAACGGCTACAAGGTCTACCTCGGTGACGGCAGCCAGATCGTGCCGCCCGCCGACGCCGAGATCGCCAAGCGGATCGCCGCGGTCGGCGAGCTGTCCTCGGTGCCCCGCGCCGACGGCGCCCGGGTGCTCGACGAGAACATCCTCGACGCCTACCTCGACACCGTCGCGGCGCTGGCCGGCGACGGCCCGCGCGACCTCGACGTCGTCTACACCCCGCTGCACGGCGTCGGCGGCAGCACGGTGGCGCAGGTGCTCGAGACCGCCGGCTTCGCGGCGCCCCGGGTCGTGGAGCAGCAGGAGCAGCCCGACGCCGACTTCCCCACCGTGCCCTTCCCGAACCCCGAGGAGGACGGGGCGATGGACCTGGCGCTCGCCCTCGCCGAGCGCACCGACGCCGACCTCGTGGTGGCCAACGACCCCGACGCCGACCGCTGCGCGGCCGCGGTGCCCACGCCCACCGGCTGGCGGATGCTGCGCGGCGACGAGGTGGGCGCGCTGCTCGCCTCCCACCTGGTGGGCCGCGGCGTCACCGGCACACTGGCCACGAGCATCGTGTCGTCGAGCCTGCTCGGCAAGATCGCCGCCGCCGCCGGCCTGCCGTACGCCGAGACGCTCACCGGCTTCAAGTGGATCGGTCGCGTCGAGGGGCTCTCCTTCGGCTACGAGGAGGCGCTCGGCTACTGCTGCGACCCCGAGCACGTGCGCGACAAGGACGGCGTCTCGGCGCTGCTGCTGCTCTGCGAGATGGCCGCCGACGCGAAGGCCCAGGGGCGCACCCTGCTCGATCTGCTCGACGACCTGGCCACCGAGCACGGCCTGCACGCCACCGACCAGGTCAGCGTCCGCGTCGACGACCTCGCACTGATCACCGACGCGATGGCCCGGCTGCGCGAGCAGCCGCCCACCGAGCTCGGCGGCCTGGCGGTCGAAGGCGTCGACGACCTCGCCGAGGGCTCCGCCGACCTGCCGCCGACCGAGGGCCTGCGCTACCGGCTGGCCGACGGCGCCCGCGTGGTGGTCCGCCCCAGCGGCACCGAGCCCAAGCTCAAGGCCTACCTCGAGGTCGTCGTGCCGGTGCGCGACGAGCCCGTCGAGGCGGCCCGCATCTCGGCCGCCACGCGCCTCGACGCGCTCGGGGGCGACGTACGGGCCGCGCTCGGTCTCTAG
- the deoC gene encoding deoxyribose-phosphate aldolase — protein MPSTPTTDAPAATAAGAATGSATGGDFSDVTRSDASLRRFLHGLPGVDQVGAEARAASLSTRSIKTTAKAQAIDLAIRMVDLTTLEGADTPGKVRALASKAIRPDPADASCPPVAAVCVYGDLVATARETLGDSGVHVAAVATAFPSGRASREVKLADTREAVAAGADEIDMVIDRGAFLAGRYLDVYEEIVAVKEACGPAHLKVIFETGELQTYDNVRRASWLAMMAGGHFIKTSTGKTQPAATLPVTMIMLEAVRDWREATGQMVGVKPAGGIRSTKDAIKYLVTVNEVAGPDWLDPDWFRFGASTLLNDLLMQRTKMRTGRYSGPDYFTLD, from the coding sequence ATGCCCTCCACGCCCACCACGGACGCCCCGGCCGCCACCGCGGCCGGCGCGGCCACCGGTTCCGCCACCGGCGGGGACTTCTCGGACGTCACCCGCTCCGATGCGTCCCTGCGCCGGTTCCTGCACGGCCTGCCCGGCGTCGACCAGGTCGGCGCCGAGGCGCGCGCCGCCTCGTTGAGCACCCGGTCGATCAAGACCACCGCGAAGGCGCAGGCCATCGACCTGGCCATCCGGATGGTCGACCTGACCACGCTCGAGGGCGCCGACACCCCCGGCAAGGTCCGCGCGCTGGCCAGCAAGGCGATCCGCCCCGACCCCGCCGACGCGTCGTGCCCGCCGGTCGCGGCCGTGTGCGTGTACGGCGACCTGGTCGCCACCGCGCGCGAGACCCTCGGCGACAGCGGCGTCCACGTCGCCGCCGTGGCCACCGCGTTCCCCAGCGGCCGCGCCTCGCGCGAGGTCAAGCTCGCCGACACCCGTGAGGCCGTCGCGGCCGGCGCCGACGAGATCGACATGGTCATCGACCGCGGCGCGTTCCTCGCCGGGCGCTACCTCGACGTCTACGAGGAGATCGTGGCGGTCAAGGAGGCCTGCGGGCCCGCCCACCTCAAGGTGATCTTCGAGACCGGCGAGCTGCAGACCTACGACAACGTCCGCCGCGCCTCGTGGCTGGCGATGATGGCCGGCGGCCACTTCATCAAGACCTCCACCGGCAAGACCCAGCCGGCCGCGACCCTGCCGGTCACCATGATCATGCTCGAGGCCGTGCGCGACTGGCGCGAGGCCACCGGGCAGATGGTGGGCGTCAAGCCCGCCGGCGGCATCCGCTCCACCAAGGACGCGATCAAGTACCTGGTCACCGTCAACGAGGTCGCCGGCCCCGACTGGCTCGACCCCGACTGGTTCCGCTTCGGCGCCTCCACGCTGCTCAACGACCTGCTGATGCAGCGGACCAAGATGCGCACCGGCCGCTACTCCGGCCCCGACTACTTCACCCTGGACTGA